A region from the Bubalus kerabau isolate K-KA32 ecotype Philippines breed swamp buffalo chromosome 12, PCC_UOA_SB_1v2, whole genome shotgun sequence genome encodes:
- the NEK3 gene encoding serine/threonine-protein kinase Nek3 isoform X5: MDGYRVLRVIGEGSFGRALLVQQESSNRMFAMKEIRLPKSLSDTRISRKEAVLLAKMKHPNIVAFKESFEAEGHLYIVMEYCDGGDLMQKIKHQKGKLFPEDTILHWFTQMCLGVNHIHKKRVLHRDIKSKNIFLTQDGKVKLGDFGSARLLSSDIWSLGCILYELCTLKHPIITEYGEQVLEETKKSMHSTPRKKDPSRTRITLENEASTVQREEPGGKCSHTDLESINKNLVESALRRVNREEKASSPGPLRRQWEKNIPGTALRALENASILTSSSTAEDDRGGSVIKYSENNTRKQWLKETPETLLNILKNADLSLAFQTYTIYRPGAEGFLKGPLSEETEASDDVDGGWDSVILDPERLEPGLDEEDTDFEEDDSADWVSELKQRTGWQGGSDG, translated from the exons ATGGACGGCTACAGGGTCCTGAGAGTCATCGGGGAGGGCTCCTTCGGTAGAGCCCTTTTGGTTCAGCAGGAGAGCAGTAATCGGATGTTTGCCATGAAGGAAATAAGGCTTCCCAAG TCTTTGTCTGACACACGGATTTCTAGGAAGGAGGCAGTTCTGTTAGCCAAAATGAAACACCCCAATATTGTTGCCTTTAAAGAATCATTTGAAG CTGAAGGACATCTGTACATTGTAATGGAATATTGTGATGGAGGGGACCTAATGCAGAAGATTAAACATCAGAAAGGGAAGTTGTTTCCTGAAGATACG atactTCATTGGTTTACACAGATGTGTCTTGGAGTAAATCACATTCACAAGAAGCGTGTGTTACACAGAGACATCAAGTCCAAG AATATCTTCCTCACCCAAGATGGAAAAGTAAAACTGGGTGATTTTGGATCTGCCCGTCTTCTCTCGAG TGACATCTGGTCCTTGGGATGCATTCTCTATGAACTCTGTACCCTTAAGCATCCA ATCATCACAGAATACGGTGAACAGGTGTTAGAAGAAACCAAAAAATCTATGCATAGTACACCAAGAAAAAAGG ATCCCAGCAGAACCAGAATAACTTTGGAAAATGAAGCAAGCACAGTG caaAGGGAGGAACCAGGTGGAAAGTGTAGCCACACTGACTTAGAAAGCATTAATAAAAATTTGGTTGAAAGTGCACTGAGGAGAGTAAACAGAGAGGAGAAAG CCAGTTCACCAGGTCCTCTCAGGCGGCAGTGGGAGAAAAACATACCCGGTACAGCTCTTAGAGCTTTGGAAAACGCATCCATACTCACCTCCAGTTCAACGGCAGAAGACGACAGAG GTGGTTCTGTAATAAAGTACAGTGAAAACAATACCCGTAAGCAGTGGCTCAAGGAGACCCCTGAAACCCTGTTGAACATCCTTAAGAATGCTGACCTCAGCTTGGCCTTTCAAACATACACAATATATAGACCAG GCGCAGAAGGATTCTTGAAAGGCCCCTTGTCTGAGGAAACAGAAGCATCGGACGATGTTGATGGAGGTTGGGATTCTGTCATTTTGGATCCAGAGAGACTTGAACCTGGGCTGGATGAGGAGGATAC GGACTTTGAGGAAGACGACAGTGCCGACTGGGTGTCAGAACTGAAGCAGCGGACTGGCTGGCAAGGAGGATCTGATGGATAA
- the NEK3 gene encoding serine/threonine-protein kinase Nek3 isoform X1 has product MDGYRVLRVIGEGSFGRALLVQQESSNRMFAMKEIRLPKSLSDTRISRKEAVLLAKMKHPNIVAFKESFEAEGHLYIVMEYCDGGDLMQKIKHQKGKLFPEDTILHWFTQMCLGVNHIHKKRVLHRDIKSKNIFLTQDGKVKLGDFGSARLLSSPMAFACTYVGTPYYVPPEIWENMPYNNKSDIWSLGCILYELCTLKHPFQANSWKSLILKICQGSMNPLPSHYSYELQLLIKQMFKKNPSHRPSATTLLSRGSLARLIQKCLPPEIITEYGEQVLEETKKSMHSTPRKKDPSRTRITLENEASTVQREEPGGKCSHTDLESINKNLVESALRRVNREEKASSPGPLRRQWEKNIPGTALRALENASILTSSSTAEDDRGGSVIKYSENNTRKQWLKETPETLLNILKNADLSLAFQTYTIYRPGAEGFLKGPLSEETEASDDVDGGWDSVILDPERLEPGLDEEDTDFEEDDSADWVSELKQRTGWQGGSDG; this is encoded by the exons ATGGACGGCTACAGGGTCCTGAGAGTCATCGGGGAGGGCTCCTTCGGTAGAGCCCTTTTGGTTCAGCAGGAGAGCAGTAATCGGATGTTTGCCATGAAGGAAATAAGGCTTCCCAAG TCTTTGTCTGACACACGGATTTCTAGGAAGGAGGCAGTTCTGTTAGCCAAAATGAAACACCCCAATATTGTTGCCTTTAAAGAATCATTTGAAG CTGAAGGACATCTGTACATTGTAATGGAATATTGTGATGGAGGGGACCTAATGCAGAAGATTAAACATCAGAAAGGGAAGTTGTTTCCTGAAGATACG atactTCATTGGTTTACACAGATGTGTCTTGGAGTAAATCACATTCACAAGAAGCGTGTGTTACACAGAGACATCAAGTCCAAG AATATCTTCCTCACCCAAGATGGAAAAGTAAAACTGGGTGATTTTGGATCTGCCCGTCTTCTCTCGAG CCCCATGGCGTTTGCTTGTACATACGTGGGAACACCTTATTATGTGCCCCCAGAAATTTGGGAAAACATGCCTTATAACAATAAAAG TGACATCTGGTCCTTGGGATGCATTCTCTATGAACTCTGTACCCTTAAGCATCCA TTTCAGGCAAATAGTTGGAAAAGTCTTATCCTTAAAATATGTCAGGGGTCCATGAACCCACTGCCATCCCATTATTCCTATGAGCtgcagcttctgatcaagcagatgtTTAAAAAGAATCCCTCACATCGTCCTTCAGCTACAACGCTTCTctctagaggctctttagctcgACTTATCCAGAAGTGCCTGCCCCCGGAG ATCATCACAGAATACGGTGAACAGGTGTTAGAAGAAACCAAAAAATCTATGCATAGTACACCAAGAAAAAAGG ATCCCAGCAGAACCAGAATAACTTTGGAAAATGAAGCAAGCACAGTG caaAGGGAGGAACCAGGTGGAAAGTGTAGCCACACTGACTTAGAAAGCATTAATAAAAATTTGGTTGAAAGTGCACTGAGGAGAGTAAACAGAGAGGAGAAAG CCAGTTCACCAGGTCCTCTCAGGCGGCAGTGGGAGAAAAACATACCCGGTACAGCTCTTAGAGCTTTGGAAAACGCATCCATACTCACCTCCAGTTCAACGGCAGAAGACGACAGAG GTGGTTCTGTAATAAAGTACAGTGAAAACAATACCCGTAAGCAGTGGCTCAAGGAGACCCCTGAAACCCTGTTGAACATCCTTAAGAATGCTGACCTCAGCTTGGCCTTTCAAACATACACAATATATAGACCAG GCGCAGAAGGATTCTTGAAAGGCCCCTTGTCTGAGGAAACAGAAGCATCGGACGATGTTGATGGAGGTTGGGATTCTGTCATTTTGGATCCAGAGAGACTTGAACCTGGGCTGGATGAGGAGGATAC GGACTTTGAGGAAGACGACAGTGCCGACTGGGTGTCAGAACTGAAGCAGCGGACTGGCTGGCAAGGAGGATCTGATGGATAA
- the NEK3 gene encoding serine/threonine-protein kinase Nek3 isoform X3: MKHPNIVAFKESFEAEGHLYIVMEYCDGGDLMQKIKHQKGKLFPEDTILHWFTQMCLGVNHIHKKRVLHRDIKSKNIFLTQDGKVKLGDFGSARLLSSPMAFACTYVGTPYYVPPEIWENMPYNNKSDIWSLGCILYELCTLKHPFQANSWKSLILKICQGSMNPLPSHYSYELQLLIKQMFKKNPSHRPSATTLLSRGSLARLIQKCLPPEIITEYGEQVLEETKKSMHSTPRKKDPSRTRITLENEASTVQREEPGGKCSHTDLESINKNLVESALRRVNREEKASSPGPLRRQWEKNIPGTALRALENASILTSSSTAEDDRGGSVIKYSENNTRKQWLKETPETLLNILKNADLSLAFQTYTIYRPGAEGFLKGPLSEETEASDDVDGGWDSVILDPERLEPGLDEEDTDFEEDDSADWVSELKQRTGWQGGSDG, from the exons ATGAAACACCCCAATATTGTTGCCTTTAAAGAATCATTTGAAG CTGAAGGACATCTGTACATTGTAATGGAATATTGTGATGGAGGGGACCTAATGCAGAAGATTAAACATCAGAAAGGGAAGTTGTTTCCTGAAGATACG atactTCATTGGTTTACACAGATGTGTCTTGGAGTAAATCACATTCACAAGAAGCGTGTGTTACACAGAGACATCAAGTCCAAG AATATCTTCCTCACCCAAGATGGAAAAGTAAAACTGGGTGATTTTGGATCTGCCCGTCTTCTCTCGAG CCCCATGGCGTTTGCTTGTACATACGTGGGAACACCTTATTATGTGCCCCCAGAAATTTGGGAAAACATGCCTTATAACAATAAAAG TGACATCTGGTCCTTGGGATGCATTCTCTATGAACTCTGTACCCTTAAGCATCCA TTTCAGGCAAATAGTTGGAAAAGTCTTATCCTTAAAATATGTCAGGGGTCCATGAACCCACTGCCATCCCATTATTCCTATGAGCtgcagcttctgatcaagcagatgtTTAAAAAGAATCCCTCACATCGTCCTTCAGCTACAACGCTTCTctctagaggctctttagctcgACTTATCCAGAAGTGCCTGCCCCCGGAG ATCATCACAGAATACGGTGAACAGGTGTTAGAAGAAACCAAAAAATCTATGCATAGTACACCAAGAAAAAAGG ATCCCAGCAGAACCAGAATAACTTTGGAAAATGAAGCAAGCACAGTG caaAGGGAGGAACCAGGTGGAAAGTGTAGCCACACTGACTTAGAAAGCATTAATAAAAATTTGGTTGAAAGTGCACTGAGGAGAGTAAACAGAGAGGAGAAAG CCAGTTCACCAGGTCCTCTCAGGCGGCAGTGGGAGAAAAACATACCCGGTACAGCTCTTAGAGCTTTGGAAAACGCATCCATACTCACCTCCAGTTCAACGGCAGAAGACGACAGAG GTGGTTCTGTAATAAAGTACAGTGAAAACAATACCCGTAAGCAGTGGCTCAAGGAGACCCCTGAAACCCTGTTGAACATCCTTAAGAATGCTGACCTCAGCTTGGCCTTTCAAACATACACAATATATAGACCAG GCGCAGAAGGATTCTTGAAAGGCCCCTTGTCTGAGGAAACAGAAGCATCGGACGATGTTGATGGAGGTTGGGATTCTGTCATTTTGGATCCAGAGAGACTTGAACCTGGGCTGGATGAGGAGGATAC GGACTTTGAGGAAGACGACAGTGCCGACTGGGTGTCAGAACTGAAGCAGCGGACTGGCTGGCAAGGAGGATCTGATGGATAA
- the NEK3 gene encoding serine/threonine-protein kinase Nek3 isoform X2 — translation MDGYRVLRVIGEGSFGRALLVQQESSNRMFAMKEIRLPKSLSDTRISRKEAVLLAKMKHPNIVAFKESFEAEGHLYIVMEYCDGGDLMQKIKHQKGKLFPEDTILHWFTQMCLGVNHIHKKRVLHRDIKSKNIFLTQDGKVKLGDFGSARLLSSDIWSLGCILYELCTLKHPFQANSWKSLILKICQGSMNPLPSHYSYELQLLIKQMFKKNPSHRPSATTLLSRGSLARLIQKCLPPEIITEYGEQVLEETKKSMHSTPRKKDPSRTRITLENEASTVQREEPGGKCSHTDLESINKNLVESALRRVNREEKASSPGPLRRQWEKNIPGTALRALENASILTSSSTAEDDRGGSVIKYSENNTRKQWLKETPETLLNILKNADLSLAFQTYTIYRPGAEGFLKGPLSEETEASDDVDGGWDSVILDPERLEPGLDEEDTDFEEDDSADWVSELKQRTGWQGGSDG, via the exons ATGGACGGCTACAGGGTCCTGAGAGTCATCGGGGAGGGCTCCTTCGGTAGAGCCCTTTTGGTTCAGCAGGAGAGCAGTAATCGGATGTTTGCCATGAAGGAAATAAGGCTTCCCAAG TCTTTGTCTGACACACGGATTTCTAGGAAGGAGGCAGTTCTGTTAGCCAAAATGAAACACCCCAATATTGTTGCCTTTAAAGAATCATTTGAAG CTGAAGGACATCTGTACATTGTAATGGAATATTGTGATGGAGGGGACCTAATGCAGAAGATTAAACATCAGAAAGGGAAGTTGTTTCCTGAAGATACG atactTCATTGGTTTACACAGATGTGTCTTGGAGTAAATCACATTCACAAGAAGCGTGTGTTACACAGAGACATCAAGTCCAAG AATATCTTCCTCACCCAAGATGGAAAAGTAAAACTGGGTGATTTTGGATCTGCCCGTCTTCTCTCGAG TGACATCTGGTCCTTGGGATGCATTCTCTATGAACTCTGTACCCTTAAGCATCCA TTTCAGGCAAATAGTTGGAAAAGTCTTATCCTTAAAATATGTCAGGGGTCCATGAACCCACTGCCATCCCATTATTCCTATGAGCtgcagcttctgatcaagcagatgtTTAAAAAGAATCCCTCACATCGTCCTTCAGCTACAACGCTTCTctctagaggctctttagctcgACTTATCCAGAAGTGCCTGCCCCCGGAG ATCATCACAGAATACGGTGAACAGGTGTTAGAAGAAACCAAAAAATCTATGCATAGTACACCAAGAAAAAAGG ATCCCAGCAGAACCAGAATAACTTTGGAAAATGAAGCAAGCACAGTG caaAGGGAGGAACCAGGTGGAAAGTGTAGCCACACTGACTTAGAAAGCATTAATAAAAATTTGGTTGAAAGTGCACTGAGGAGAGTAAACAGAGAGGAGAAAG CCAGTTCACCAGGTCCTCTCAGGCGGCAGTGGGAGAAAAACATACCCGGTACAGCTCTTAGAGCTTTGGAAAACGCATCCATACTCACCTCCAGTTCAACGGCAGAAGACGACAGAG GTGGTTCTGTAATAAAGTACAGTGAAAACAATACCCGTAAGCAGTGGCTCAAGGAGACCCCTGAAACCCTGTTGAACATCCTTAAGAATGCTGACCTCAGCTTGGCCTTTCAAACATACACAATATATAGACCAG GCGCAGAAGGATTCTTGAAAGGCCCCTTGTCTGAGGAAACAGAAGCATCGGACGATGTTGATGGAGGTTGGGATTCTGTCATTTTGGATCCAGAGAGACTTGAACCTGGGCTGGATGAGGAGGATAC GGACTTTGAGGAAGACGACAGTGCCGACTGGGTGTCAGAACTGAAGCAGCGGACTGGCTGGCAAGGAGGATCTGATGGATAA
- the NEK3 gene encoding serine/threonine-protein kinase Nek3 isoform X4: protein MDGYRVLRVIGEGSFGRALLVQQESSNRMFAMKEIRLPKSLSDTRISRKEAVLLAKMKHPNIVAFKESFEAEGHLYIVMEYCDGGDLMQKIKHQKGKLFPEDTILHWFTQMCLGVNHIHKKRVLHRDIKSKNIFLTQDGKVKLGDFGSARLLSSPMAFACTYVGTPYYVPPEIWENMPYNNKSDIWSLGCILYELCTLKHPIITEYGEQVLEETKKSMHSTPRKKDPSRTRITLENEASTVQREEPGGKCSHTDLESINKNLVESALRRVNREEKASSPGPLRRQWEKNIPGTALRALENASILTSSSTAEDDRGGSVIKYSENNTRKQWLKETPETLLNILKNADLSLAFQTYTIYRPGAEGFLKGPLSEETEASDDVDGGWDSVILDPERLEPGLDEEDTDFEEDDSADWVSELKQRTGWQGGSDG, encoded by the exons ATGGACGGCTACAGGGTCCTGAGAGTCATCGGGGAGGGCTCCTTCGGTAGAGCCCTTTTGGTTCAGCAGGAGAGCAGTAATCGGATGTTTGCCATGAAGGAAATAAGGCTTCCCAAG TCTTTGTCTGACACACGGATTTCTAGGAAGGAGGCAGTTCTGTTAGCCAAAATGAAACACCCCAATATTGTTGCCTTTAAAGAATCATTTGAAG CTGAAGGACATCTGTACATTGTAATGGAATATTGTGATGGAGGGGACCTAATGCAGAAGATTAAACATCAGAAAGGGAAGTTGTTTCCTGAAGATACG atactTCATTGGTTTACACAGATGTGTCTTGGAGTAAATCACATTCACAAGAAGCGTGTGTTACACAGAGACATCAAGTCCAAG AATATCTTCCTCACCCAAGATGGAAAAGTAAAACTGGGTGATTTTGGATCTGCCCGTCTTCTCTCGAG CCCCATGGCGTTTGCTTGTACATACGTGGGAACACCTTATTATGTGCCCCCAGAAATTTGGGAAAACATGCCTTATAACAATAAAAG TGACATCTGGTCCTTGGGATGCATTCTCTATGAACTCTGTACCCTTAAGCATCCA ATCATCACAGAATACGGTGAACAGGTGTTAGAAGAAACCAAAAAATCTATGCATAGTACACCAAGAAAAAAGG ATCCCAGCAGAACCAGAATAACTTTGGAAAATGAAGCAAGCACAGTG caaAGGGAGGAACCAGGTGGAAAGTGTAGCCACACTGACTTAGAAAGCATTAATAAAAATTTGGTTGAAAGTGCACTGAGGAGAGTAAACAGAGAGGAGAAAG CCAGTTCACCAGGTCCTCTCAGGCGGCAGTGGGAGAAAAACATACCCGGTACAGCTCTTAGAGCTTTGGAAAACGCATCCATACTCACCTCCAGTTCAACGGCAGAAGACGACAGAG GTGGTTCTGTAATAAAGTACAGTGAAAACAATACCCGTAAGCAGTGGCTCAAGGAGACCCCTGAAACCCTGTTGAACATCCTTAAGAATGCTGACCTCAGCTTGGCCTTTCAAACATACACAATATATAGACCAG GCGCAGAAGGATTCTTGAAAGGCCCCTTGTCTGAGGAAACAGAAGCATCGGACGATGTTGATGGAGGTTGGGATTCTGTCATTTTGGATCCAGAGAGACTTGAACCTGGGCTGGATGAGGAGGATAC GGACTTTGAGGAAGACGACAGTGCCGACTGGGTGTCAGAACTGAAGCAGCGGACTGGCTGGCAAGGAGGATCTGATGGATAA